GCTTATTCCCGCGCGGGAACGCGCCTCAAAACGGCTGATGGTGGTAATGCACGGCTTGGGTGATAGCATGGATGGCTATCGCTGGTTGCCGGAGGAATTGAATTTCCCCTGGCTGAATTACCTGCTGGTCAACGCGCCCGATCCGTATTACGGCGGGTATTCCTGGTTTGATTTCCCCGGTGACGCCACCCCCGGCGTGCAGCGCAGTTACCAGTTGCTGAGCCAACTGCTGGACGTCCAGCGCGCCGCCGGTTTCCCCACGGAATCCACGTTCCTGTTTGGTTTTTCCCAGGGTTGCCTGATGGTTTGGGAAGCCGGCCTTCGGTATCCGCAGAAATTCGCGGGGCTGATTGGCATCAGCGGCGCGGTGTGGAAC
The nucleotide sequence above comes from Verrucomicrobiota bacterium. Encoded proteins:
- a CDS encoding alpha/beta hydrolase, whose product is MLDTELIPARERASKRLMVVMHGLGDSMDGYRWLPEELNFPWLNYLLVNAPDPYYGGYSWFDFPGDATPGVQRSYQLLSQLLDVQRAAGFPTESTFLFGFSQGCLMVWEAGLRYPQKFAGLIGISGAVWNHEQLLKERSPVADKQKFLITHGKFDPVIPFNTSQSQVQRLKQAGINVEWHEFAKEHTIAGAAELSVIRRFVEKQVIG